A window of the Halopseudomonas phragmitis genome harbors these coding sequences:
- a CDS encoding enoyl-CoA hydratase/isomerase family protein has product MSGYRSFTREDREGVAVVRFNHPPINLVDRTMVIDLLRLAQQLENDDQTKVVIFRSDHPEFFLAHYDLGSELDAPPVVLPPGTTSPLSGLFSRLSRLPQVTIGELRGRARGAGSEFLLALDMRFAARETAVLGQPEIGVGLLPGAGGTVRLTQMLGRGRALEVCLGGEDFDANTAELYGWINRALPGEQLSDFCDALARRIAGFPAKGIGNVKAVVDTVSRPDEDTLADESQRFVADMHEQETIDRVKWLLSQGGQTQGAMELKLGELLDMYPLPIDA; this is encoded by the coding sequence ATGAGCGGATACCGGAGCTTTACCCGTGAAGATCGTGAAGGTGTGGCCGTGGTGCGATTCAATCACCCGCCAATTAATTTGGTCGACCGTACCATGGTGATCGACTTGCTCCGTTTGGCCCAACAGCTTGAGAATGATGACCAGACCAAAGTCGTTATCTTTCGCAGCGACCATCCTGAATTCTTCCTTGCCCACTATGATCTGGGCAGTGAACTCGACGCTCCTCCCGTAGTCTTGCCACCAGGCACGACGAGCCCACTTAGTGGGCTCTTCAGTCGTTTGAGTCGCCTCCCTCAGGTAACTATTGGTGAGTTGAGAGGGCGCGCCCGAGGAGCCGGAAGCGAATTTCTTCTGGCGCTGGATATGCGTTTTGCCGCGCGCGAAACCGCAGTGCTTGGCCAACCGGAAATTGGAGTGGGACTTTTACCGGGGGCAGGCGGAACTGTCCGGTTGACGCAAATGCTGGGTAGAGGCCGGGCATTGGAAGTATGCCTGGGCGGAGAGGATTTTGATGCCAATACCGCCGAGCTCTACGGCTGGATCAACCGAGCGCTGCCAGGCGAGCAACTCAGCGACTTTTGCGATGCTCTTGCCCGCCGTATTGCTGGGTTTCCGGCCAAAGGTATCGGCAATGTTAAAGCGGTGGTGGATACTGTCAGCAGACCTGATGAAGATACTCTGGCGGATGAGTCACAGCGCTTCGTTGCCGATATGCACGAGCAAGAAACAATTGATCGCGTGAAATGGTTGCTCTCGCAGGGCGGCCAAACCCAAGGCGCCATGGAACTTAAACTTGGTGAGCTGCTGGACATGTATCCCCTTCCTATCGATGCATAG
- a CDS encoding GFA family protein: protein MATTGSCLCGGVTFSIEGELEPIQVCHCRQCRKAQGTPLVSNIPVSAAAFTLLSGEQLLSAYESSPGKHRFFCKVCGSPVYSRRDGLPEVLRIRAGTLDGELQTRPVAHFYYAHRANWFEVNDELPKFPEAYIPAEKP from the coding sequence ATGGCAACAACAGGCAGCTGTTTGTGCGGCGGTGTAACGTTCAGTATTGAAGGTGAGCTGGAGCCCATTCAGGTGTGCCACTGCAGGCAATGCCGCAAGGCTCAGGGTACGCCGTTGGTCAGCAATATTCCGGTATCGGCGGCGGCGTTTACGTTGCTCAGCGGTGAGCAGTTGCTGAGTGCCTATGAATCCTCGCCGGGCAAGCATCGATTCTTCTGCAAGGTCTGTGGCTCGCCGGTTTACAGCCGCCGCGACGGTTTGCCAGAGGTGCTGCGCATTCGTGCCGGGACGCTGGATGGCGAGTTGCAGACCCGGCCGGTGGCGCATTTTTACTATGCCCACCGGGCGAACTGGTTTGAGGTCAACGATGAACTACCGAAGTTTCCTGAGGCCTATATTCCGGCGGAGAAGCCTTAG
- a CDS encoding 30S ribosomal protein S3 — protein MDYFIIVVTTVAGLAFHWWLYVLIQRWMQRDLALSIAGNSPERRAYLLQCLQQAKAEKIRKKDLETWLRSKADAYS, from the coding sequence ATGGATTACTTCATCATAGTCGTCACCACCGTCGCCGGGCTGGCTTTTCACTGGTGGCTGTATGTACTGATCCAGCGCTGGATGCAGCGCGACCTGGCCCTGTCCATCGCCGGTAATAGCCCCGAACGCCGTGCCTACCTGCTGCAATGCCTGCAGCAGGCCAAAGCCGAAAAGATCAGGAAAAAAGACCTGGAAACCTGGCTACGCAGCAAAGCTGACGCTTACTCCTGA
- the metG gene encoding methionine--tRNA ligase: MSQAQQRQILVTSALPYANGSIHLGHMLEYIQTDIWVRFQKLRGHQAVYVCADDAHGSAIMLRAEKEGITPEQLIANVKAEHTTDFADFLVDFDNYHSTHSEENKQFSELIYTRLKEAGHIATRSVTQYFDPDKGMFLADRFIKGTCPKCGAEDQYGDNCEKCGATYEPTELKDPRSAISGATPVLKDSKHFFFKLPDFQAMLQEWTRSGSLQEAVANKIAEWLDSGLQEWDISRDAPYFGFEIPGEPGKYFYVWLDAPIGYMASFENLCKRRPELSFDAFWGKDSTAELYHFIGKDIVNFHTLFWPAMLHGAGFRKPTAVNVHGYLTVNGQKMSKSRGTFIKARTYLDHLNPEYLRYYYAAKLGRGVEDLDLNLEDFVQKVNSDLVGKVVNIASRCAGFIHKGNAGVMVAANPAPELTEAFAAAAPSIAEAYEKRDFSRAMREIMALADRANAWIADKAPWALNKVEGKQDEVQAICSLGINLFRQLIIFLKPVLPNLAAQAEQFLNIEPLRWEDHQTLLSGHQLNAFQPLLTRIEPAKIEAMVEASKEDLAASETAAAPAGNGELVKEPLAAEINFDAFSAVDLRIALVEKAEFVEGADKLLRLSLDIGDAKRNVFSGIKSAYPDPSKLEGRLVLYVANLAPRKMKFGVSEGMVLAAGPGGEEIFLLSPDNGAKPGQRVM; encoded by the coding sequence ATGAGCCAAGCACAACAACGCCAGATCCTGGTAACCAGCGCCCTGCCCTACGCCAATGGTTCGATCCATTTGGGGCATATGCTGGAGTACATTCAGACTGACATTTGGGTGCGTTTTCAGAAACTGCGCGGTCATCAGGCCGTGTATGTCTGCGCCGACGATGCTCATGGCTCGGCGATCATGCTGCGTGCGGAGAAGGAAGGCATTACGCCGGAACAGTTGATCGCCAACGTAAAGGCCGAACATACCACCGACTTTGCCGATTTTCTGGTCGATTTCGACAACTACCACTCGACCCACTCGGAAGAGAACAAGCAGTTCTCCGAACTGATCTATACCCGCCTGAAAGAAGCCGGCCACATCGCTACCCGGTCGGTGACCCAGTATTTCGACCCGGACAAGGGCATGTTCCTGGCTGACCGCTTCATCAAGGGCACCTGCCCCAAGTGCGGCGCCGAGGACCAGTACGGTGACAACTGCGAGAAGTGCGGCGCTACCTACGAGCCGACCGAGCTGAAAGACCCGCGTTCGGCAATCTCCGGCGCCACCCCGGTGCTCAAGGATTCCAAGCATTTCTTCTTCAAGCTGCCGGATTTCCAGGCCATGCTGCAGGAGTGGACCCGCAGTGGTTCGCTGCAGGAGGCGGTCGCCAACAAGATTGCCGAGTGGCTGGATTCTGGCCTGCAGGAATGGGACATCAGCCGCGATGCGCCCTACTTCGGCTTCGAGATTCCCGGTGAGCCGGGCAAGTATTTCTACGTCTGGCTGGACGCGCCGATTGGCTACATGGCCAGTTTCGAGAACCTGTGCAAGCGCCGCCCGGAGCTGTCGTTCGATGCCTTCTGGGGCAAGGACTCGACGGCCGAGCTGTACCACTTCATCGGTAAGGACATCGTCAACTTCCATACCCTGTTCTGGCCAGCGATGCTGCACGGTGCCGGTTTCCGCAAGCCGACCGCTGTCAATGTGCATGGCTACCTGACGGTGAACGGGCAGAAGATGTCCAAGTCGCGCGGCACCTTTATCAAGGCCCGCACCTATCTGGATCACCTGAACCCGGAATACCTGCGTTACTACTACGCGGCCAAGCTCGGCCGTGGCGTCGAGGATCTGGACCTGAACCTGGAAGACTTCGTGCAGAAGGTCAATTCCGATCTGGTCGGCAAGGTGGTGAATATCGCCAGCCGCTGCGCCGGGTTTATTCACAAGGGCAACGCCGGGGTGATGGTTGCCGCCAACCCGGCACCGGAGCTGACCGAGGCCTTTGCCGCCGCCGCGCCGAGCATTGCCGAGGCCTACGAGAAACGCGACTTCTCCCGCGCCATGCGCGAAATCATGGCCCTGGCCGACCGTGCCAATGCCTGGATTGCCGACAAGGCGCCCTGGGCTCTGAACAAGGTCGAGGGCAAGCAGGATGAGGTGCAGGCGATCTGCTCGCTGGGCATCAACCTGTTCCGTCAGTTGATCATCTTCCTCAAGCCGGTGCTGCCGAACCTGGCGGCCCAGGCCGAGCAGTTCCTGAATATTGAACCGCTGCGCTGGGAAGATCACCAGACGCTGCTGTCAGGCCACCAACTCAATGCCTTCCAGCCGCTGCTGACCCGTATTGAGCCGGCCAAAATTGAGGCCATGGTTGAAGCCTCGAAGGAAGACCTGGCCGCCAGCGAAACCGCTGCTGCGCCGGCTGGCAATGGCGAGCTGGTCAAGGAGCCGCTGGCTGCCGAGATCAATTTCGACGCCTTTTCCGCCGTGGATCTGCGCATTGCGCTGGTCGAGAAGGCCGAGTTCGTTGAGGGCGCCGACAAGCTGCTGCGTCTGAGCCTGGATATCGGCGACGCCAAGCGCAACGTATTCTCCGGTATCAAGAGCGCCTATCCTGACCCGAGCAAGCTAGAAGGCCGGCTGGTGCTGTATGTAGCCAACCTGGCGCCACGCAAGATGAAGTTCGGGGTATCCGAGGGTATGGTGCTGGCTGCCGGCCCCGGTGGCGAAGAAATCTTCCTGCTCAGTCCCGACAACGGTGCCAAGCCGGGTCAGCGGGTAATGTGA
- the rsxA gene encoding electron transport complex subunit RsxA: MTEFALILVSTILVNNFVLVQFLGLCPFMGVSGKLETAIGMSAATTFVLTLASILSYLTFQYILVPLELEFLRTIAFILVIAVVVQFTEMVVHKTSPLLYRVLGIFLPLITTNCAVLGVALLNTNRAEQTFMQSAVYGLGAALGFSLILVLFAALRERIAIADVPTPFRGAAIGMITAGLMSLAFMGFTGLIRL, translated from the coding sequence ATGACGGAATTTGCCCTGATACTGGTCAGTACCATACTGGTCAACAACTTTGTACTGGTGCAGTTTCTCGGCCTCTGCCCGTTCATGGGTGTGTCCGGCAAGCTGGAGACCGCCATTGGCATGTCGGCGGCCACTACCTTTGTACTGACCCTGGCGTCGATCCTCAGTTACCTGACCTTTCAGTACATCCTGGTGCCGCTGGAGCTGGAATTTCTGCGCACCATCGCCTTCATTCTGGTGATTGCCGTGGTCGTGCAGTTCACCGAGATGGTGGTGCACAAGACCAGCCCCCTGCTTTACCGCGTGCTGGGCATCTTCCTGCCGCTGATCACCACCAACTGCGCCGTGCTCGGGGTGGCGCTTCTGAACACCAACCGCGCCGAGCAGACCTTCATGCAATCGGCGGTCTACGGCCTGGGTGCCGCGCTGGGCTTCTCGCTGATTCTGGTGCTGTTCGCCGCCCTGCGTGAGCGCATTGCCATCGCCGACGTACCCACACCGTTCCGCGGTGCGGCCATCGGCATGATCACCGCCGGCCTGATGTCGCTCGCGTTCATGGGCTTCACCGGCCTGATAAGGTTGTAA